The nucleotide window CAGGGCCCCCTGGAAGACCTTGGGGGAGGCACCCGTACCGGACTGGAAGGTCCGGCCCTGGGCGCCCGGCTTGGGAAGCGTGAGCTTCCCCTTGTGCAGGTTCGGCAGCTTGCTCAACCGGTCCGGTCGCTCGCTGCTCGCCACGTCGTACGCGCCGCCGCCGGCGGGGGCGGCGCTGGCACTGGTCGTGGGTGCCACGGCCGCCACGCCCGTGAGAGCGAGGCCCGCCATGACGCCGGCGTACCATCGCCGCCGGGCTCCTGCGGATGTTGCCACTTCAGCCACTGATTGCTTCCCGTCGTTCGATTAACGAGGCACTCGGAACTGCCCGGGATGACCTGCGTGGGACGCGACGGGGTGAACGACAAACCGCACCAGGGCGAGTCCGCCCGGCTCTAGAAGCTTTCCCCGTCGTGCCTGCGCCAACGACGCTGCACCGGCAAGTCCCGGCAGCGACACCCATTGACAGCTCTAAGCCGGGACACCGTAGCAAGGGTTCGATCGGGAAGCTGCCCGGTAACGAGGTTTTTCCATGATCCGCAACCAGGCCGCGACGAACCGGCGGGGTCAGCGCAGCCGCGACTCATCCGGACGGGTTGCGGCTCCAGCCGCCTGGTGCTCAGAAACTGGATGTCCCGCCCCGGAGGGGTGGCCGTTCCGGTGTGGAGCGGCCGCCCTCCGGGCGACGAGCGACGAGGGACGACTGGTCAGCGGGCGGCGCCGGCCGGCTGCCAGAGGTTGTCGATCTCCTTCTCGGCCGCCGTGAGACTCGCCTCGTGCAGCGGGATCAGCTCGGCCATCGCCGGCACCGACGGCGCCAGGGTCAGCTCGGCGCTGATGAAGCGCGGCTGCATGCCGGTCATCGACAGGCCGTGCGGGAGCCACGGCTCGGCGTGGTCCCAGCCGGAGCGCGGGGTGCCCTCGCCGTAGCCGCCGCCCCGGGTGGCCAGCACCACGAACTCGCGTCCGCCGAGCAGGCCCTCCTGGGTCGTCGGGTCGAACGACAGCCCGGGAACGATCAGGTGGTCGACCCAGGACTTGACGCTGCTGGGCGCGCCGAAGTTGTAGAGCGGCAGGCCGAGCAGCACCACGTCGGCCTGCTTCACCTCGTCGACCAACCGCGCGCTGAGCTCCCAGGAGTCACGCTGGGCCGGCGTGTGCTGGTCCGGAGGCGTCATCCGCGCCAGCCCGCCCTCCGCGTCCAGGTGCGGTAGTGGCTCGGCGCCCAGGTCCCGGTAGGCCACGGTGCCGTCCGGGTGGGCCGCACGCCATGCGTCGACCGCGCGGGCGGTGAGCCGTCGGCTGATCGACCAGTCACCACGGATGCTCGAGTCAATATGCAGCAGGTGCATCATTCCTCCTCTAGGAATCGTCTGTGCAGCACCAACTATTTATAGCAGGCCGATGTTCCGTCAAGTCGGTAGACTGGGTCACATGTCCGCGCAGCCGCTCGACTCCTCAGAGCACCGCTCGGGCGCACTCCTGGACCATCTGGCCCGGCGGATGCGGCTGCGGTCGGAGTCGGTACTGGCGCCACTGGGGCTGCGCCCCCGGCACCTGGTCGCGCTCACCGTGCTGCGCGCCGGCGGCGGCACCGGTCAACAGGCGCTCGCCACCATCCTGGAAATGGACAGCACCAACATCGTCGGGCTGCTCAACGACCTGGAAGCCAAGCAGCTGATCGAGCGGCGGCGCTCCCCCGAGGACCGTCGCCGACACGTCGTCGAGCTCACCGAAGATGGGACGAAACGCCTCAGCGAGGCCGAATGCGCCCTGGCTGGCGCCGAGGACGAGGTGCTGGGCGCACTGGATCCCGCCGAGCGGGAAACCCTCTACAAGCTGCTCAGCCGGGCCTCCACCGGCACGTCGATCAACTGCACCGAGGCGATCTGCGCCACCGACGACACCTGCTGACGCGGCGTCACCTCAACGACCGAGCGGCCAGGCCCGCCCAGCAGTGGCGGGACGATCAGGCGTTCGTGGCCGACTGGGGGCGGTCGTCGCGTACGTGCACCAGCATGTCGCCGGTCTCGATCACCGCGCCGGCCCGGTCCGCCAACGTGACCACCTTGCCCCGCCGCACCAGGGCGATCACCAACGACTCCAGCTCGCGCGGCGAGCGACCCACCTCGTCCCGCTCCGCGGAACGCATCGCCAGCGCCATGCCCTGACCGGGAGTGAGCAGATCTTCCACCACGTCGATCAACGGCGGCGCCGAGGTGGACAGGCCGAGCAGCCGGCCCGCCGTGGCCGAGGAGACGATCACGTGGTGCGCGCCACTCTGCTTGAGCAGCGGGGCGTTCTCCGCCTCCCGTGCCGCCGCGATGATGCGGACCTGTCCGGCAGTGAGCTGCCGTACCGTCAGCGCGACCAGCACCGACGCGTCGTCACTGTCGGTCGCGATGATTACGGCCTTGGCGTTCTTGACGTGCGCCTCGTTCAGCACTGATGAGCGGGTCGCCGAGCCCTCGATCGCCACCAGCCCAGCGGAGGTGGCCTGCCGCAGGGCTGCGGCGCTGCGCTCCACCACCACGATCCGCGAGCGGTCCAGACCGTTCTCCATCAGGGCGGAGACAGCGCTGCGCCCCTTGGTGCCGTAGCCGCAGATGATGACGTGGTCCTTCACGGCTCTCCTCCACCGCGACAGGCGACGGCCGGTCCGGTACTGCTCGGTCAGAACTTCCAGGGTGGTGCCGACCAGGATGATCAGGAAGATCACTCGGGCCGGGGTGATGAAGAGGACGTTGACCAGCCGGGCCGACGGCGCGGCCGGAGTGATGTCCCCGTAGCCGGTGGTCGAGAGCGACACGACCGCGTAGTAGAAGCAGTCGAGCAGGGTGAGGCCGTCCTCATTGACATCGCGGTAGCCGGCCCGGCCCAGATAGACAGCGGCGACCACGGCGAAGACCAGGCCCAGGGCTGCGGCGAGCCGAAGGCTCAGCGCGCTCAGTGGGCCCCGGCGCTGCGCGGGAAAATGGATCACTGTCGGACCTGCTCCCCCACCGTCGCCTGCACGCCCACAACATAGCGGGTACACCGTCGATCGGACGGCCGGGTCGCGGCGGACAACCGGCACGGCGCCCGCACCCGACTACCGGACGGTGACACTGGTGGCCGAGCCGCCCACCTGGCACACCCACCTGCGTCGGTGACGTGTCGGGCCCGCGCCGGGCGGCGGCGCGGGCCCGCACGGGCAGCCGGCGGGTCCGGCAGCGGGCATGATGGGGATGTTCCCGACGACGACCGCGAGAGTGAGGCCCGCATGTCGTTACTGCGACGAGTGATCGGCGGGGTGCTGCGCCGGCACCGCCAACGTCAGGGCCGCACGCTGCGCGAGGTGGCCGCGTCTGCCGACGTCTCCGTGCCCTACCTCTCCGAGGTCGAGCGGGGCCGCAAGGAGGCCTCGTCGGAGGTGCTCGCGGCGATCTGCCGGGCGCTCGGCATCAGCCTCGCCGACCTGCTCGGCGAGGCCCGCGACGACATGCGCCGGGTCGAGCCCCGCCTTCCGGCCGCGCCGCGCGCCGCGCTGACCCACCTGGAGCGGGTCGACGCGACCCGGCGCGAGATCGGCAACGCCACCCTGCTGGTGGGTCCCCGCACCAGCGGGTTCGTCCTGCACCAGGGAGCAGGGTTCAGCGAACCCACCCTCGGCGTCGACGCGTTGGCCTCCGCTGGCGGCTCGCGCCCCGGTCCGCGTACCGCCGCCCTGGCTGACGGCGCAGAGACCCGGCTGGGCCTGCGGCGGCTGACCGCCGCGTAGGCCGCGCCGGTTCTGCCGTCGGCGGATCTGCCGGCGGCAGAATCACTGGGCCAGCCACCGCCGTCGCCCGCACGCTCAAAAGGCCGGTCCACCGGGCGGTCCCCGCCGCCCGCCGGCGCGGTGGAAGGCGGCGGCACATGATGAGGTACGGCGCACAAATGCTGGAGAGCGCGCAGCCAACCTTCGGTGACCATGTGTTCGAGCGGCTGCTGCGGGAGCGGATCGTCTTCCTGGGCACCGAGGTGACGGAGGAGTCGGCCAACCAGATCTGCGCGCAGATCCTGCTGCTCGCCGCCGAGGACGCCGACCGGGACATCCACCTCTACATCAACTCGCCGGGCGGTTCGGTGAGCGCGGGGATGGCGGTCTACGACACGATGCGCTACGTCCACAACGACGTGGCGACGCTGGCGCTCGGGTTCGCCGGCTCGATGGGGCAGTTCCTGCTCTGCGCGGGTACGGCCGGCAAACGGTACGCGCTGCCACACTCGCGGATCATGATGCACCAGCCGTCCGGCGGAATGGGCGGGACCGCCGCCGACATCACCATCCAGGCGGAGAACATGCTGCACGTGAAGCGGACGATGCAGGAGCTGATCGCCCAGCACAGTGGACGATCCCTCGACGAGATTCAGCGGGACTGGGACCGGGACCGTTGGTTCACCGCCGAGCAGGCCCGGGAGTACGGCCTCATCGACCAGGTGATCACCCGAGCCGATCAGCTGCCGACGCTCTGATCAACGTCTGGTGGCCGCGGTACCGCTGGACCACCCCCACCCATTAGCCTCCGTGGATATCTTGGCGGGCGCAGAAGGAGTGGGAATGACGGACAGTTACGAAGGCAGCTGCTGCGGCGACGACACGACCACCTCCGCCGTGAGTCGCCGCACGATGTTGCGCGCGGCGGTGCTGGGGGCGGGCGCCATCGGCACCGGTGGCCTGCTGGTTCCCGAGGCCGCGCAGGCCGCGCCGGCGATCTACAACCCGTTCGGCGCCTACCCGATCACCGACACCTGGGAGGGTCACCTCAGCCGCGGATCACTCGGCGGCATCGACTTCGGGATGGGGGTGGGCACGGCGTTGCCGGCCTGCGGCGCCGGCACCATCCAGAACATCCCGAACAACGGCACGGGCGGGCACACCGTCACGATCCAGCACGCGGACGGGTACCGCAGCCAGTACCTGCACCTGTCGCAGTTCCTCCTCGGCAACGGCGCCAGCGTGGGCGCGGGCACGATCGTGGGCCGCTCCGGTGGCGCCGCCGGCGCACCCGGCTCGGGCAGCTCGACGGGCCCGCACCTGCACTGGCACATGATCGACCCGTCCGGCACCCGGATCAGCCCGCTGGTCTTCATCCAACAGAACCCCGCCGACCAGCCCCGTCAGGTGTTCGAGGCGGCCAGCAACGCCGGCTGGCGTGCCCTGCCGGTCGCCGGCAGCGCGGGCGCGGTGACCGGCACGGCGACGACCGCGATCACCCTGGGATCCACGAAGATCCTCTACACCCTCAACGGCGGCCGGATCCACGAGGCCGCCAGCAACGCCGGCTGGAACAACCTGTGGACCGGCATCCACGGCGCACAGGGCACCGCCCTGGCCGCGCTCAACCTCGGCGGGGTGAAGCACATCTACAACGTCGTCGACGGGTACGTGCACGAAGCCGCCAGCAACAACGGTTGGCGCAATCTCAACACCGGCATCGGCGGCGCGAGCTCGTCCTCGATCTCGGTCATCGCGCTGAACGGCGTCAAGTACATCTACAGCATTGTCGGCGGCTACGTTCACGAGGCGCACAGCGCCAACGCCTGGCGGAACCTGAACACGGGCATCCCGGCCTCGGCGGTAGCGGCGATCAGCCTGGGCACCACGAAGATTCTCTACACCCTCAACGGCGGCCGGATCTACGAGGCCGCCAGCAACGCCGGCTGGAACAACCTGTGGACCGGCATCCACGGCGCACAGGGCACCTCGCTGGCCGCGCTCAACCTCGGCGGGGTGAAGCACATCTACAACGTCGTCGACGGGTACGTGCACGAAGCCGCCAGCAACAACAGTTGGCGGAACCTGAACAGCGGGGTCCGTGGGACCCGGGCCGCAGCTCTGGGGCTGGATGGCGTCAAGCTCATCTACGCCGCCTGAGTCGCCCTCCGCGCCGCGAGCCCTTCGGGGTTGATGGGGCTTCGCGGCGCGGGGCACCACTTTTGTGGAGCCCGCGCAACGTGCCGATCACGTGTGGTGATCGCGCTGGCGTGCCGAGAGGAAGCGCACAGCTGCTCAGCCATGGGCATTGTCAAACCGTGGTCTGACGCGGCGGACAGGGCCCCGCCGGCAGGCTGAGGGCATGATCGAGGCGACTGAGCTGACCAAGCACTACGGTGCCAAAACTGCCGTCGACGGGCTCACGTTCACGGTGACGCCAGGGCGGGTCACCGGCTTTCTCGGTCCCAACGGGGCCGGGAAGTCCACCACCATGCGGCTCATGCTGCAACTGGACCGGCCCACGTCGGGGCACGTGAGAATCAACGGCAAGGAGTACGGCGAACTGACCGAGCCCCTACGGCAGGTCGGTGCGCTGCTGGAGAGCCGGGCGGCACACCCTGGGCGATCCGCGTACAACCATCTGCTCAGCCTGGCGGCCAGCAACCGCATCCCGCGGCAGCGCGTGCGTCAGGTGATCGAGATGGTCGGGCTGGAGAGCGTCGCCGGCAAGCGGGTTCGAGGGTTCTCGCTGGGCATGACACAGCGGCTCGGGTTGGCCGCCGCGCTGCTCGGCGATCCGCCGGTGCTGCTGCTGGACGAGCCGATCAACGGGCTTGATCCGGAGGGTGTCCGCTGGATCCGCCAACTGTTGACGGGATTGGCGGCCGAGGGGCGCACCGTGTTGCTGTCCAGCCATCTGATGACCGAGATGGCGGCCACCGCCGATCATCTGATCATCATCGGCCGGGGACGCATGCTCGCCGATATCTCGACCAGCGAGTTCGTGGCGCAGCACGCGGGTTCGTACATCCGGGTGCGCTCGCCCGAGGCGGCGAGCCTGCGCAGCGCCCTGACCACCCGCGGGATAGAGGTGACCGAGGCGGGAGAAGGCGTCCTGCACGCGATGGGCGCCGAGCTTGAGCAGGTCGCTGCGGTCGGCCGCGACGAGGGCCTGATAATCACCGAGCTCACGCCCTGCACAGCCTCGCTCGAGGACGCGTTCATCAAGTTGACAGCCGATGCCGTCGAGTATCGCGGTGGGATCACGGAGGCAAGCCGGTGAGCAGCAACACGGTACCCGCAGTCCTGCACTCAGAATGGATCAAGGCACGGTCAACGGTGGGCAGTCTGGTGACGCTGCCACTGGCGCTGGTCATCAGTCTCGGTCTGGCGCTCGCGGGTGGCCTGTCCACCCGCAACGCCATCGACAGCGGCAGCGCCATGCTGGCCTCGGACTTCAACCCCATCAACTCGGGGTTCAACGCCCTCCTCTACGCCAATTTGGCCTTCGTCGTGTTCGCGGTGCTCGTGTTCAGTTCC belongs to Micromonospora ureilytica and includes:
- a CDS encoding MarR family winged helix-turn-helix transcriptional regulator codes for the protein MSAQPLDSSEHRSGALLDHLARRMRLRSESVLAPLGLRPRHLVALTVLRAGGGTGQQALATILEMDSTNIVGLLNDLEAKQLIERRRSPEDRRRHVVELTEDGTKRLSEAECALAGAEDEVLGALDPAERETLYKLLSRASTGTSINCTEAICATDDTC
- a CDS encoding helix-turn-helix domain-containing protein, whose product is MSLLRRVIGGVLRRHRQRQGRTLREVAASADVSVPYLSEVERGRKEASSEVLAAICRALGISLADLLGEARDDMRRVEPRLPAAPRAALTHLERVDATRREIGNATLLVGPRTSGFVLHQGAGFSEPTLGVDALASAGGSRPGPRTAALADGAETRLGLRRLTAA
- a CDS encoding M23 family metallopeptidase, coding for MTDSYEGSCCGDDTTTSAVSRRTMLRAAVLGAGAIGTGGLLVPEAAQAAPAIYNPFGAYPITDTWEGHLSRGSLGGIDFGMGVGTALPACGAGTIQNIPNNGTGGHTVTIQHADGYRSQYLHLSQFLLGNGASVGAGTIVGRSGGAAGAPGSGSSTGPHLHWHMIDPSGTRISPLVFIQQNPADQPRQVFEAASNAGWRALPVAGSAGAVTGTATTAITLGSTKILYTLNGGRIHEAASNAGWNNLWTGIHGAQGTALAALNLGGVKHIYNVVDGYVHEAASNNGWRNLNTGIGGASSSSISVIALNGVKYIYSIVGGYVHEAHSANAWRNLNTGIPASAVAAISLGTTKILYTLNGGRIYEAASNAGWNNLWTGIHGAQGTSLAALNLGGVKHIYNVVDGYVHEAASNNSWRNLNSGVRGTRAAALGLDGVKLIYAA
- a CDS encoding FMN-dependent NADH-azoreductase; the protein is MHLLHIDSSIRGDWSISRRLTARAVDAWRAAHPDGTVAYRDLGAEPLPHLDAEGGLARMTPPDQHTPAQRDSWELSARLVDEVKQADVVLLGLPLYNFGAPSSVKSWVDHLIVPGLSFDPTTQEGLLGGREFVVLATRGGGYGEGTPRSGWDHAEPWLPHGLSMTGMQPRFISAELTLAPSVPAMAELIPLHEASLTAAEKEIDNLWQPAGAAR
- a CDS encoding potassium channel family protein: MIHFPAQRRGPLSALSLRLAAALGLVFAVVAAVYLGRAGYRDVNEDGLTLLDCFYYAVVSLSTTGYGDITPAAPSARLVNVLFITPARVIFLIILVGTTLEVLTEQYRTGRRLSRWRRAVKDHVIICGYGTKGRSAVSALMENGLDRSRIVVVERSAAALRQATSAGLVAIEGSATRSSVLNEAHVKNAKAVIIATDSDDASVLVALTVRQLTAGQVRIIAAAREAENAPLLKQSGAHHVIVSSATAGRLLGLSTSAPPLIDVVEDLLTPGQGMALAMRSAERDEVGRSPRELESLVIALVRRGKVVTLADRAGAVIETGDMLVHVRDDRPQSATNA
- a CDS encoding ABC transporter ATP-binding protein: MIEATELTKHYGAKTAVDGLTFTVTPGRVTGFLGPNGAGKSTTMRLMLQLDRPTSGHVRINGKEYGELTEPLRQVGALLESRAAHPGRSAYNHLLSLAASNRIPRQRVRQVIEMVGLESVAGKRVRGFSLGMTQRLGLAAALLGDPPVLLLDEPINGLDPEGVRWIRQLLTGLAAEGRTVLLSSHLMTEMAATADHLIIIGRGRMLADISTSEFVAQHAGSYIRVRSPEAASLRSALTTRGIEVTEAGEGVLHAMGAELEQVAAVGRDEGLIITELTPCTASLEDAFIKLTADAVEYRGGITEASR
- a CDS encoding ClpP family protease → MMRYGAQMLESAQPTFGDHVFERLLRERIVFLGTEVTEESANQICAQILLLAAEDADRDIHLYINSPGGSVSAGMAVYDTMRYVHNDVATLALGFAGSMGQFLLCAGTAGKRYALPHSRIMMHQPSGGMGGTAADITIQAENMLHVKRTMQELIAQHSGRSLDEIQRDWDRDRWFTAEQAREYGLIDQVITRADQLPTL